The Nostoc cf. commune SO-36 genomic sequence CGCACCAGCGATTCACCTAAATCTTTAAAAGCTGCGGACTCTTCCAGCACAGCCAAAAGCAGTCCATGCTTATTGCCAAAATTCCGAAATAGAGTCACTTCGTTGACTTCGGCTTTTTCAGCAATTTGGCGGGTTGTGGTAGCGCTGACTCCGTGAGCAGAAAACAACTCAAGTGCAGCTTGAATTAGGCGTTGACGAGTAGAAATGAGTTGAGACGACATAAATAAATGCAAGTGGCACTTGCACGGATATCAGATTTCTGCTAGCATAACAAATGTAAGTGATACTTGCTTTACTCTCCTGTAACGGACTAGTATACAGGGCGGGGAAATCCTTGTGGGATTATGCCTAAGAAAAAGCAAATCGCTTGATCATCCATCAACAGGAATTTTTATGACCGCAAATTTTGGGGCGATCGCCCCTGAGAGAGGCAATTCACCTCAACTCAGGTGGATAAATGTGGTATTTTTTGGTGTATTCCATGCCTTAGCACTTCTGTCTCCTTGGTTTTTCTCTTGGTCAGCATTAGGTTTACTAGTGTTTCTGCACTGGTTATTCGGGAGCATTGGTATTTGCTTGGGATATCACCGACTACTGAGCCATAAGAGTTTCCAAGTTCCTAAGTGGTTAGAGTATGCGATCGCCCTTATTGGAGCGCTGGCTTTGCAAGGTGGGCCAATTTTTTGGGTAGGTGGACACCGCCAGCATCACGCCCACACGGAAGATATTGACCTAGATCCCTATTCCGCCCAAAAAGGATTTTGGTGGAGCCATATACTATGGATTTTCTACCCGCGCCCAGAATTTTTTGACTATGACACCTATAAAAAATATGCTCCTGACTTAGCAAGACAACCCTTTTATTGCTGGCTGGATCGCTACTTCTTGCTGTTGCAAATACCCTTTGCGCTGCTGCTATACGTCTTAGGAGGATGGCCTTTCGTATTCTACGGAGTGTTTCTCAGATGTGTACTGCTTTGGCACTCAACCTGGTTTGTGAACTCAGCATCACATCTGTGGGGTTATCGCACCTTTGATGCTGATGATGGCGCTCGTAATCTTTGGTGGGTATCCATCGTAACTTATGGAGAAGGATGGCACAATAACCATCATACTTATCCCCACATGGCGAAATCTGGGTTGTTTTGGTGGGAGATTGATGTTACTTGGTGGAGCATCCAACTTTTGCAGACTTTAGGTTTAGCCAAAAAAGTTGTTTCAAGTCCCCCTCAAGGTGCAACTCACGGCTAAATTGCAACTAAATTATCATGAATTTGTTATGCCGATTGCTTCCCGCAGTCGGCTTACTAATTTTTATCAGTAGTATTTTACGGTAAAATTTAACGGTTTAAATCACCGCAATACATCAAGTGTGAAAACTGACAGTATTTTTTACCGCCTTTTTCAAGAACTTCCTGGGGTCTTTTTTGAATTAATTGGTAATCCACCTCAAACAGCAGAGGGTTATAAATTCTCCTCAATTGAAATAAAGCAAACTGCATTCCGTATAGATGGTGTTTTTCTCCCAACACAAGGGGAAGAAAATCCGATTTACTTTGTTGAAGTCCAGTTTCAAACCGACACAGAAATTTATTCACGCCTAATTTCCGAGATTTGTTTATACTTACGTCAAAATAAACCTAAAAATTCATGGCGAGGAGTAGTTATCTATCCCAATCGCAGTCTAGATACAGCAGATATCAAGAATTACAGTGAATTTTTTACCAGCGATCGCGTCAGTCGCATCTATCTTAATGAATTAGGTGAAACTGCATCGTTACCAGTTGGAATTGCTACCATGAAACTAGTTGTCGATGAAGAGGATACAGCAATTACAGCCGCTAGGCAGTTAATAGACAGAACCCAGCAAGAAATCAACATTGAACCACAACGGCGACAGTTATTAGAATTGATAGAGACAATTTTGGTTTATAAGTTTCCGATGATGAGTCGAGAGGAGATTGAAAGTATGTTTGGGTTAAGTGATTTGAAACAAACACGAGTTTATCAAGAAGGCAAACAAGAAGGCAAGCAAGAGGGCAAGCAAGAAGGCAAGCAAGAAGGCAAACAAGAAGGAGCGCGTGAAGAAAAGTTTAGAATGATACCTTTGCTCTTGAGATTGGGATTGAGTTTTGAAGAAACAGCG encodes the following:
- a CDS encoding acyl-CoA desaturase; translated protein: MTANFGAIAPERGNSPQLRWINVVFFGVFHALALLSPWFFSWSALGLLVFLHWLFGSIGICLGYHRLLSHKSFQVPKWLEYAIALIGALALQGGPIFWVGGHRQHHAHTEDIDLDPYSAQKGFWWSHILWIFYPRPEFFDYDTYKKYAPDLARQPFYCWLDRYFLLLQIPFALLLYVLGGWPFVFYGVFLRCVLLWHSTWFVNSASHLWGYRTFDADDGARNLWWVSIVTYGEGWHNNHHTYPHMAKSGLFWWEIDVTWWSIQLLQTLGLAKKVVSSPPQGATHG
- a CDS encoding Rpn family recombination-promoting nuclease/putative transposase, whose product is MKTDSIFYRLFQELPGVFFELIGNPPQTAEGYKFSSIEIKQTAFRIDGVFLPTQGEENPIYFVEVQFQTDTEIYSRLISEICLYLRQNKPKNSWRGVVIYPNRSLDTADIKNYSEFFTSDRVSRIYLNELGETASLPVGIATMKLVVDEEDTAITAARQLIDRTQQEINIEPQRRQLLELIETILVYKFPMMSREEIESMFGLSDLKQTRVYQEGKQEGKQEGKQEGKQEGKQEGAREEKFRMIPLLLRLGLSFEETAKELGLSLEEIQQEMQKQPPTQDT